The Candidatus Fusobacterium pullicola nucleotide sequence TTAACAAAATTAGTGTACACTAAAAGGAGAGTTATGTTACTTACACAAAGACAAAAAGAAATAGTAGAAATAGTAAAAGAAAATCAACCTATTATAGGAGATGAAATAGCTAAAAAACTATCTCTAACAAGATCAGCCTTAAGAACAGATTTTTCAGTTCTTATAGGAAAAGGAATATTGAAATCTAAGCCAAAAATTGGATACGTATATCAAGGTACAGCGGATAAAAAATTTGTATATGAAATAATGGGACCAGTGGTTTCAGTTGAAAGTAATATTTCTGTATATGATACTATTTTACAAATATTTGCAAAGGATGTGGGAAGTATTCTTATAACAGAAGAGGGAAGGTTAGTAGGAGTTGTATCTAGGAAAGATTTATTAAAGATAGCGATAGGTAATAAAGACATAAATAAGATTCCTGTAAATATAATTATGACAAGAATACCTAATATAATATTTTGTGAAGAGAGTGATGAGATAAAAGATGCAGTAAAAAAGATTATAGATCATCAAATAGACTCAATTCCTGTTGTTAAAATAAAGGAAATTGAAGGGAAAAAATTTTATGAGGCTATAGGGAGAGTAACCAAAACAACAATAACAAGATTATTTTTAGAAAATTTTGGTAAATAATAAGGAGAGATACCATGAAAAGAGTTTATTTATTTGATGAAGGAAACAAAAGTATGATAAATCTATTGGGAGGAAAAGGGGGAAATCTATCTGAAATGAAAAAAATAAATCTTCCTATCCCAGAGGGAATTATCATATCTACAGAAGCTTGTAAAGAGTATTACAAAAAAGGAAAAGTTTTGAAT carries:
- a CDS encoding helix-turn-helix transcriptional regulator, yielding MLLTQRQKEIVEIVKENQPIIGDEIAKKLSLTRSALRTDFSVLIGKGILKSKPKIGYVYQGTADKKFVYEIMGPVVSVESNISVYDTILQIFAKDVGSILITEEGRLVGVVSRKDLLKIAIGNKDINKIPVNIIMTRIPNIIFCEESDEIKDAVKKIIDHQIDSIPVVKIKEIEGKKFYEAIGRVTKTTITRLFLENFGK